In uncultured Tolumonas sp., one DNA window encodes the following:
- a CDS encoding PilW family protein, giving the protein MRSIRGFTILEWMLATTIGLFLLAGIFSLYVASRNNTYQLQTYNELQENGRLAMNLLLQDLRQTGFLGDYSGQGLRLNDDVSSMVKLMAGNDCLDERGEHGGTFPSSDADGVLRPFLARHTNHNGVLNADLSCLQHIKLQPDSDVLALKRVIGAPINSPNITLNPLRIYLAGNVNQALFFAGKDSDLLGLVTHLVGAKIWEFQHHVYYVQEVNGIPELRLIQLTDQMRATYSLPLVQGVEKIRVLLAVDDSIPADGITDRYLPPEKISPAIWNTFAITGIRLFLLVRAQERSLGYRNEQIYQLGDLSLPPFNDNYQRLLLQSSVQFRNSHAEITH; this is encoded by the coding sequence ATGAGATCGATTCGAGGATTCACCATACTAGAGTGGATGCTGGCGACGACGATTGGTCTGTTTTTGCTAGCGGGAATTTTCTCGTTGTATGTCGCATCAAGGAACAATACGTATCAACTGCAAACTTATAATGAATTACAGGAAAATGGCCGTCTGGCAATGAATCTGTTATTGCAGGATCTGCGTCAAACCGGCTTTCTTGGGGATTATTCGGGGCAGGGATTACGTCTGAACGACGATGTATCCTCAATGGTTAAATTGATGGCGGGCAATGATTGCCTAGATGAGCGAGGTGAACATGGTGGCACATTTCCTTCCTCAGATGCGGATGGTGTCTTACGTCCTTTTCTTGCTCGGCACACCAATCATAATGGTGTATTAAATGCTGATTTGAGCTGCTTACAACATATTAAATTACAACCAGACAGTGATGTGTTGGCACTCAAACGCGTTATTGGGGCACCGATCAACTCTCCGAATATAACGCTAAATCCACTTCGTATTTATTTGGCAGGTAACGTTAATCAAGCGCTGTTTTTTGCTGGTAAGGATAGTGATCTCCTTGGATTAGTAACACATTTAGTGGGAGCAAAAATTTGGGAGTTTCAACACCATGTTTATTATGTACAGGAAGTAAACGGTATTCCTGAATTAAGACTGATCCAACTGACGGATCAGATGCGAGCCACTTACAGTTTGCCGCTAGTACAAGGTGTTGAGAAAATACGGGTCTTGCTGGCGGTCGATGACTCGATACCTGCAGATGGCATTACCGATAGGTATCTTCCCCCTGAAAAAATCTCTCCGGCGATCTGGAATACTTTTGCGATCACTGGGATCAGATTGTTTCTTCTGGTCCGAGCGCAGGAGCGCTCTCTTGGCTATCGGAATGAGCAAATCTATCAACTTGGTGATTTATCCTTACCGCCATTTAACGACAATTATCAGCGTCTTCTACTGCAATCAAGCGTGCAATTTCGGAATTCCCATGCGGAGATTACACATTAA
- a CDS encoding pilus assembly PilX N-terminal domain-containing protein, producing MCRVHEQGMVLVMALILMLPLTLMEVSVMQWSREQMQMSAATSHRFNEIAEIDAGLQTVWLQSDVLQNIASLPVNSILTWTTSHNRYRLDVRYDAACGRTGQASSSNVLRRCRYADVSLQNSASPTAKIAAVTTLELPLISLSGFRQE from the coding sequence ATGTGCCGTGTTCATGAGCAGGGAATGGTGTTGGTGATGGCATTAATTTTGATGTTGCCGCTAACGCTGATGGAGGTATCCGTTATGCAGTGGAGCCGAGAGCAAATGCAAATGAGTGCAGCGACCAGCCATCGATTTAATGAGATCGCTGAAATTGATGCCGGTTTGCAAACCGTTTGGTTACAAAGCGATGTATTGCAAAACATCGCGTCTTTGCCGGTGAATTCCATACTGACATGGACAACCAGCCATAACAGATACCGACTTGACGTTCGTTATGACGCTGCTTGTGGCCGAACGGGTCAGGCTAGTAGTAGTAATGTGCTCCGTCGTTGCCGTTATGCCGATGTTTCGTTACAGAATTCCGCGAGTCCCACTGCAAAGATAGCGGCTGTTACCACGCTCGAACTACCTTTAATTTCATTATCAGGGTTCAGACAAGAATGA